Proteins encoded together in one Streptomyces umbrinus window:
- a CDS encoding VOC family protein has protein sequence MSDEPVVRGLRLVVTAADYDAALHFYRDVLGLPEQGAFASADGRVTILDAGRATLEIADPNHAAFIDEVEVGRRVAGHMRVAFEVDDSVATTSKLAAAGAQVLAEPTRTPWNSLNSRLEAPGDLQLTLFTELGDQAGGSGVPR, from the coding sequence ATGTCCGATGAACCCGTCGTCCGCGGACTCCGCCTGGTGGTCACGGCGGCCGACTACGACGCGGCGCTGCACTTCTACCGCGATGTCCTCGGTCTGCCCGAGCAAGGCGCGTTCGCCTCCGCCGACGGACGGGTCACCATCCTCGATGCCGGTCGCGCCACCTTGGAGATCGCCGATCCCAACCACGCCGCCTTCATCGACGAGGTCGAGGTCGGCCGGCGCGTGGCCGGCCACATGCGGGTCGCCTTCGAGGTCGACGACTCCGTGGCCACCACGTCGAAGCTGGCCGCCGCCGGGGCCCAGGTGCTCGCCGAGCCGACGCGTACCCCCTGGAACTCGCTGAACTCCCGGCTGGAGGCACCGGGCGATCTCCAGCTGACGCTCTTCACGGA
- a CDS encoding M4 family metallopeptidase, protein MELDEARGEYVLRDRTRIPGDDSIDNVLSTWDARGKWASDVGGQWPDGIQEFGSPTPAFGTEATESGAVDAHWAAGQVYDYFKNKHGRNSLDGRGMTINSLVGITDSGQSYVNAFWDGQKMVYGTGDAEYRPLSASMDVVGHEMTHGVIEHSANLVYAGQSGAMNEAIADYFGNAIETDAYDIPVTDPDAGLLGERLCRTKTPRECALRDLNDGRNAAKSFLGVGFATDNGGVHLNSTIFGGALWDAREDLGAEVTDRIAYKALTEYLTPLDGFTEGRAAVLAAAQDLGIPAAGQKALQRAFTAHGIVPGWEPALGVDSDPLLDRVNTTRTNLGAGGGWWAASKSDEEGSEPYSVWAGRADGEGQLKLMSPNDGRYHVNPATDGRTVVWQAHGSDGVDILARPLAGGPVKVLWHGRAVGSSVDVDGDVVAFDYQNYGGRQGVAYLSLKDPTNKVTTGGGTYHRAYSSSASNGKVAYQERRRVRAEYALNTVVVDVATGEKKEIQTAPGGTSLGPTAINGSYVFWLLDEGTAEGRTALRRAALDGSGVVDLSPQTGSDALNAYDVTVSEDAVTVGTYLPDTEIRNESVPKLHQFAAGGSPEEPGTRKGRVSCNRGEQSSAAAVAGSQVVWLDAATGVTDVVTRTRATGRCG, encoded by the coding sequence GTGGAACTCGACGAGGCGCGCGGCGAATACGTACTGCGCGACCGCACCCGAATACCCGGCGACGACTCCATCGACAACGTCCTGTCCACCTGGGACGCGCGCGGCAAGTGGGCCAGTGACGTGGGCGGGCAATGGCCCGACGGAATCCAGGAGTTCGGCTCGCCGACCCCCGCGTTCGGCACCGAGGCCACCGAATCCGGAGCCGTCGACGCGCACTGGGCGGCCGGGCAGGTCTACGACTACTTCAAGAACAAGCACGGCCGGAACAGCCTCGACGGCCGTGGCATGACCATCAACTCCCTGGTGGGTATCACCGATTCCGGGCAGTCGTACGTCAACGCCTTCTGGGACGGCCAGAAGATGGTGTACGGCACCGGTGACGCCGAGTACCGCCCGCTCTCCGCGAGCATGGACGTCGTCGGCCACGAGATGACCCACGGCGTGATCGAGCACTCCGCGAACCTCGTCTACGCGGGCCAGTCCGGCGCCATGAACGAGGCGATCGCGGACTACTTCGGCAACGCGATCGAGACCGACGCGTACGACATCCCGGTGACGGACCCCGACGCGGGTCTCCTCGGTGAGCGGCTCTGCCGCACGAAGACTCCCCGGGAGTGTGCGCTGCGCGATCTCAACGACGGGCGGAACGCGGCCAAGTCGTTCCTCGGCGTCGGCTTCGCCACCGACAACGGCGGTGTCCACCTGAACTCGACCATCTTCGGCGGGGCGCTCTGGGACGCCCGCGAGGACCTGGGCGCCGAGGTCACCGACCGGATCGCCTACAAGGCCCTGACCGAGTACCTCACACCGCTCGACGGCTTCACCGAGGGACGGGCCGCCGTGCTCGCGGCCGCCCAGGACCTGGGCATCCCGGCGGCCGGCCAGAAGGCGCTGCAACGCGCCTTCACCGCCCACGGAATCGTGCCCGGCTGGGAGCCGGCCCTCGGAGTGGACTCCGACCCGCTGCTCGACCGGGTCAACACCACCCGTACGAACCTGGGTGCGGGCGGCGGCTGGTGGGCGGCGTCCAAGTCCGACGAGGAGGGCTCGGAACCGTACTCCGTATGGGCCGGACGCGCCGACGGCGAGGGACAGCTCAAGCTGATGAGCCCCAACGACGGCCGCTACCACGTCAATCCGGCGACCGACGGCAGGACGGTGGTGTGGCAGGCACACGGCTCCGACGGCGTCGACATCCTGGCCAGACCACTCGCGGGCGGGCCGGTGAAGGTGCTCTGGCACGGCAGGGCCGTGGGCAGTTCGGTGGACGTCGACGGTGATGTCGTGGCCTTCGACTACCAGAACTACGGCGGGCGTCAGGGCGTGGCGTATCTGAGTCTGAAGGACCCGACGAACAAGGTGACGACCGGCGGGGGGACCTACCACCGGGCGTACTCCTCGTCGGCGAGCAATGGCAAGGTCGCCTATCAGGAGCGGCGACGGGTGCGCGCCGAGTACGCGCTGAACACGGTCGTCGTCGATGTCGCGACCGGCGAGAAGAAGGAGATCCAGACGGCCCCCGGCGGCACGAGCCTCGGTCCGACGGCCATCAACGGCTCGTACGTCTTCTGGCTTCTCGACGAGGGCACGGCCGAGGGCAGGACGGCCCTGCGCCGCGCCGCGCTGGACGGTTCCGGCGTGGTGGACCTCAGCCCGCAGACCGGGTCCGACGCCCTCAACGCGTACGACGTGACGGTGTCCGAGGACGCGGTGACGGTCGGCACCTACCTTCCCGACACCGAGATCCGCAACGAGTCGGTTCCCAAGCTCCACCAGTTCGCGGCGGGCGGCTCGCCCGAGGAGCCCGGCACTCGCAAGGGCCGCGTCTCCTGCAACCGCGGCGAGCAGTCGTCGGCCGCCGCGGTGGCGGGCAGCCAGGTGGTGTGGCTGGACGCGGCGACCGGCGTCACCGACGTGGTGACCCGCACCCGCGCGACGGGCCGATGCGGCTGA
- a CDS encoding alpha/beta hydrolase fold domain-containing protein: MGDHTQSLRTDPRTDPRVVEALAPFGLDDNVALAPLRPDAPREQLLEFVTAAETGTEELLAALVDGLEPIAGLDHHTETITGPAGNDIQLYVTRPAESSAPLPGILYLHGGGMVMLKGSGPIYARFQDELAATGLVVIGVEFRNGGGVLGPHPFPAGLDDCAAALDWVHEHRAELGISTLTVAGESGGGNLALATAIRAKREGRLAAVDGVYAMAPSISGLYGSSAGDREAALPSLVENDGYFMACDGIAVFAEVYDPGAEHATDPLCWPYHASVEDLSGLPPHAISVNELDPLRDEGLVHHRRLVEAGVEAVSRTVAGTCHAGDLMLRSAIPEMYDATVESVHRFAAGL, from the coding sequence TTGGGAGACCACACCCAAAGCCTGCGCACCGACCCACGCACCGATCCACGGGTCGTCGAAGCACTGGCACCGTTCGGCCTGGACGACAACGTCGCACTCGCCCCGCTCCGTCCCGACGCCCCGCGGGAGCAGTTACTCGAGTTCGTCACGGCCGCCGAGACCGGGACCGAGGAACTCCTTGCCGCGCTCGTCGACGGCCTGGAGCCGATAGCAGGGCTTGACCACCACACCGAGACGATCACCGGCCCGGCCGGCAACGACATCCAGCTGTACGTGACACGGCCCGCGGAATCCTCTGCCCCGTTGCCCGGGATCCTGTACCTGCACGGTGGCGGCATGGTGATGCTGAAGGGCTCGGGTCCGATCTACGCACGGTTCCAGGACGAGCTGGCCGCCACCGGTCTCGTCGTCATCGGCGTCGAGTTCCGCAACGGTGGCGGCGTACTCGGTCCGCACCCGTTCCCGGCCGGCCTCGACGACTGCGCGGCAGCGCTCGACTGGGTGCACGAACACCGCGCGGAGCTGGGGATCTCCACACTCACCGTCGCGGGTGAGTCGGGTGGGGGAAACCTTGCGCTCGCGACCGCCATCCGTGCCAAGCGCGAGGGCAGGCTCGCGGCCGTGGACGGTGTCTATGCCATGGCGCCGTCCATATCGGGTCTCTACGGCAGCAGCGCCGGGGATCGTGAAGCGGCGTTGCCGTCGCTCGTCGAGAACGACGGGTATTTCATGGCGTGCGACGGGATCGCGGTCTTCGCCGAGGTCTACGACCCCGGTGCTGAGCACGCCACCGATCCCCTCTGCTGGCCCTACCATGCGTCGGTCGAGGACCTGTCCGGACTGCCGCCGCATGCCATCTCCGTCAACGAACTCGACCCGCTGCGTGACGAGGGGCTGGTCCACCACCGCCGTCTCGTCGAGGCCGGGGTCGAGGCCGTGTCACGAACCGTGGCCGGGACGTGCCACGCAGGCGATCTGATGCTCCGGTCCGCCATCCCGGAGATGTACGACGCGACCGTGGAGAGCGTGCACCGTTTCGCTGCCGGCCTCTGA
- a CDS encoding TetR/AcrR family transcriptional regulator codes for MVSRAESAAATRRALLDAAAELLDEGGPEAVTLRNVGARAGVSRGAPYGHFADKESLLVAVAAEDWERFGDEIAALRGTPSGRLRGALTALVSIGRRHPHHYRQMFGPPGGDDPATMIRASCRAQDEFLAIASELVDEQDLHRYGALLLTGVSGIISAELSGHFSTGNWRTSADELVDTLVTIIADGRPRT; via the coding sequence ATGGTCAGTCGCGCAGAGTCCGCCGCCGCCACGCGCCGCGCCCTTCTCGACGCGGCCGCCGAACTGCTCGACGAGGGCGGCCCTGAAGCGGTGACCCTGCGGAATGTGGGCGCACGGGCCGGTGTGAGCCGCGGCGCCCCCTACGGACACTTCGCCGACAAGGAGAGCCTGCTCGTCGCCGTCGCCGCAGAGGACTGGGAGCGTTTCGGTGACGAGATCGCAGCCCTGCGCGGGACCCCGTCCGGCAGGCTTCGGGGCGCCCTCACCGCGCTCGTCTCCATCGGCCGCCGCCACCCTCACCACTACCGGCAGATGTTCGGCCCCCCGGGCGGCGACGACCCCGCCACGATGATCCGCGCCTCCTGCCGCGCTCAGGACGAATTCCTGGCCATCGCCTCCGAACTCGTCGACGAACAGGACCTGCACCGGTACGGCGCTCTGCTCCTCACAGGCGTCAGCGGCATCATCAGCGCAGAACTGAGCGGCCACTTCAGCACCGGGAATTGGCGCACGTCCGCCGATGAACTTGTCGACACCCTCGTCACGATCATCGCCGATGGACGGCCCCGCACCTGA
- a CDS encoding SDR family NAD(P)-dependent oxidoreductase — MKVAIVTGASSGIGRSAAIQIAKRGVGVILTFSGNRQGGLDTVAAIEKEGGTAVALPLDVGESGSFPAFRTSVVDVLRDTWGRDSFDYLVNNAGFGQMAMFEDTTEELFDRFMRVLLKGPYFLTQTLLPLMADGGAVVNTTSNSAMTSGLEPGYSAYASMKGGLIVLTRYMAKEFSVRGIRVNAVAPGSTRTRISDDAFERFPEVIPALAAKTAFGRVGEPDDIGPVIASLLSEESRWITAQNIEVSGGFNL, encoded by the coding sequence ATGAAGGTCGCCATTGTCACCGGTGCCAGTTCCGGTATTGGTCGGAGCGCGGCAATACAGATCGCCAAGCGGGGGGTCGGAGTGATTCTGACCTTCAGCGGCAACCGGCAAGGGGGCCTGGACACCGTGGCGGCGATCGAGAAGGAGGGCGGTACGGCTGTCGCGCTGCCGCTGGACGTCGGTGAGAGCGGCAGCTTCCCGGCCTTCCGCACGTCCGTGGTCGACGTGCTGCGCGACACCTGGGGGCGCGACAGCTTCGACTACCTCGTCAACAACGCCGGCTTCGGGCAGATGGCGATGTTCGAGGACACCACCGAGGAACTGTTCGACCGGTTCATGCGGGTCCTGCTGAAGGGTCCGTACTTCCTGACCCAGACGCTGCTGCCGTTGATGGCCGACGGCGGAGCCGTCGTCAACACGACCAGCAACTCCGCGATGACGTCCGGTCTGGAGCCCGGCTACTCGGCGTACGCGTCGATGAAGGGCGGCCTGATCGTCCTGACCCGCTACATGGCCAAGGAGTTCAGCGTGCGGGGCATCCGCGTCAACGCGGTCGCACCGGGTTCCACCCGCACTCGGATCTCCGACGACGCCTTCGAGCGGTTCCCCGAGGTGATCCCGGCCCTCGCGGCGAAGACGGCATTCGGGAGGGTCGGCGAACCCGACGACATCGGCCCGGTGATCGCCTCCCTGCTCTCCGAGGAGAGCCGTTGGATCACCGCGCAGAACATCGAGGTGTCCGGCGGCTTCAACCTCTAG
- a CDS encoding AraC family transcriptional regulator produces MYLDELRDLLVRHARPDWTTAIDGVLISKVDRSDPPSLSMSGTVLAVIAQGAKRLALGERVYEYGAGQYLVTSVDLPVTGHFTEATPEHPALGFGLMLEPSAVAELLLQAGAGDIPRSGGSAPPGIAVSDAPHALLDAVVRLLRLLDEPRDRAVLAPLVKREILWRLIAGEQGGIVRQLGLADSSLSHIARAVRWIREHYAQPFRVEDVAQLSGMSVSAFYRNFQTVTAMSPIQFQKQIRLQEARLLLATHPNDITGVGQRVGYDNPSQFSREYRRQFGAPPSQDAADLRRSVRTPAAALP; encoded by the coding sequence ATGTACCTCGACGAGCTCCGCGACCTGCTCGTCCGGCACGCGCGGCCGGACTGGACCACTGCCATCGACGGCGTACTGATCTCGAAGGTCGACCGCTCGGATCCGCCGTCGCTGTCGATGTCCGGCACGGTGCTGGCAGTCATCGCCCAGGGCGCGAAACGCCTCGCGCTGGGGGAGCGGGTGTACGAGTACGGGGCCGGGCAGTACCTCGTCACCTCGGTGGATCTGCCGGTCACCGGGCATTTCACCGAGGCCACTCCGGAGCACCCGGCGTTGGGGTTCGGGCTCATGCTGGAGCCGTCCGCCGTCGCCGAGCTGCTGTTGCAGGCGGGGGCGGGAGACATTCCCCGCTCGGGCGGCAGCGCGCCGCCGGGCATCGCTGTCAGCGACGCTCCCCATGCGCTGCTCGACGCCGTGGTCAGGCTGTTGCGCCTGCTCGACGAGCCACGCGACCGGGCGGTGCTCGCGCCGCTGGTCAAACGCGAGATCCTGTGGCGCCTGATTGCCGGCGAACAGGGCGGCATCGTGCGCCAGTTGGGCCTGGCCGACAGCAGCCTCAGCCACATCGCGCGGGCGGTGCGATGGATCCGTGAGCACTACGCGCAGCCGTTCAGGGTCGAGGACGTGGCTCAGCTGTCCGGCATGAGCGTCTCCGCGTTCTACCGCAACTTCCAGACGGTGACCGCGATGAGCCCGATCCAGTTCCAGAAGCAGATCCGGCTGCAGGAGGCCCGACTGCTGCTGGCCACTCACCCCAACGACATCACCGGGGTCGGCCAGCGCGTCGGCTACGACAACCCGTCGCAGTTCAGCCGGGAGTACCGCCGCCAGTTCGGCGCACCACCCAGCCAGGACGCCGCCGACCTGCGCCGCTCCGTACGTACCCCCGCGGCCGCCCTGCCCTGA
- a CDS encoding maleylpyruvate isomerase N-terminal domain-containing protein has protein sequence MDLFSRSWTALRAAVAELSDEDFARPSGCTGWLVRDLVCHLVIDAQDVLITLVTPAEGEPTRDAVTYWDIAETPPTGDDPLDALTVRLAAAYGEPWLLKFHLDDVGSAAGRSAELADPGLRVGTRDQVLTTGDYLSAYVLEWTLHHLDLVAHLQDAAEPPAEGLARSREMLEKIAGSAFPASFSDKDALLVGTGRRAPTDAENTELGELAAKLPFILG, from the coding sequence GTGGATCTCTTCTCACGCTCCTGGACGGCGTTGCGCGCGGCGGTCGCCGAGCTGTCGGACGAGGACTTCGCCCGGCCGTCCGGCTGTACCGGGTGGCTTGTGCGGGACCTGGTGTGCCACCTGGTCATCGACGCTCAGGACGTCCTGATCACCCTCGTGACTCCCGCCGAAGGGGAACCGACCCGCGACGCGGTGACCTACTGGGACATCGCCGAAACGCCACCGACCGGCGACGACCCGCTCGACGCGCTGACCGTCCGGCTGGCCGCCGCGTACGGGGAGCCATGGCTGCTCAAGTTCCACCTGGACGACGTCGGCTCCGCCGCCGGTCGCTCCGCCGAACTCGCTGACCCGGGGCTCCGGGTAGGCACCCGCGACCAGGTCCTCACCACGGGCGACTACCTCTCCGCGTACGTCCTTGAGTGGACGCTGCACCACCTCGACCTGGTCGCACACCTCCAGGACGCGGCAGAACCGCCCGCAGAGGGGCTCGCCCGGTCCCGGGAGATGCTGGAGAAGATCGCCGGGTCCGCGTTCCCCGCTTCGTTCTCCGACAAGGACGCGCTGCTGGTCGGCACCGGACGGCGTGCCCCGACCGACGCGGAGAACACCGAACTGGGCGAACTGGCCGCGAAACTCCCGTTCATCCTCGGCTGA
- a CDS encoding AAA family ATPase — protein MTGVSSPTQLVVLRGNSASGKSSVAAGLRERYGRGLAVVSQDTLRRDVLRERDIPGGANIGLIDLTVRHALEHGFHTVLEGILYVARYGEMPARLLADHPNRAHCFYLDVPFEETLARHATKPIAHTVGENQLRDWYRPLDLLPGDIETVIPAGNSLIETVDQVMHRSGLVAVARAQGTP, from the coding sequence ATGACGGGGGTCTCCTCCCCCACGCAACTGGTGGTGCTGCGCGGCAACAGCGCGAGCGGCAAGAGTTCGGTGGCCGCCGGGTTGCGCGAGCGGTATGGGCGGGGTCTCGCCGTGGTGAGCCAGGACACCCTCCGGCGCGATGTGCTGCGCGAGCGCGACATCCCCGGCGGCGCGAACATCGGCCTGATCGATCTGACCGTCCGGCACGCCCTCGAACACGGCTTCCACACCGTGCTGGAAGGCATCCTGTACGTCGCGCGCTACGGCGAGATGCCGGCCCGGCTCCTGGCCGACCACCCGAACCGCGCCCACTGCTTCTACCTGGACGTCCCCTTCGAGGAGACCCTCGCCCGACACGCCACCAAACCGATCGCCCACACGGTCGGCGAGAATCAACTGCGCGACTGGTACCGGCCGCTGGACCTCCTGCCGGGCGACATCGAGACCGTGATTCCCGCAGGCAACTCGCTCATCGAAACCGTGGATCAGGTCATGCACCGGTCCGGACTGGTCGCAGTGGCGAGAGCGCAGGGCACGCCCTGA
- the argG gene encoding argininosuccinate synthase translates to MSKVLTSLPTGERVGIAFSGGLDTSVAVAWMRDKGAVPCTYTADIGQYDEPDIASVPGRAQAYGAEIARLVDCRAALVEEGLAALTCGAFHIRSGGRAYFNTTPLGRAVTGTLLVRAMLEDDVQIWGDGSTFKGNDIERFYRYGLLANPHLRIYKPWLDADFVTELGGRKEMSEWLLAHGLPYRDSTEKAYSTDANIWGATHEAKTLEHLDTGVETVEPIMGVRFWDPEVEILTEDVTIGFDQGRPVTINGKEFDSAVDLVMEANAIGGRHGLGMSDQIENRIIEAKSRGIYEAPGMALLHAAYERLVNAIHNEDTLAQYYNEGRRLGRLMYEGRWLDPQALMVRESLQRWVGAAVTGEVTLRLRRGEDYSLLDTTGPAFSYHPDKLSMERTEDSAFGPVDRIGQLTMRNLDIADSRAKLEQYVGLGLIGTGSPAIGASQAAATGLIGTMPEMPEGGAEAIASRGEVSEEDALLDRAAMESGTD, encoded by the coding sequence ATGTCTAAGGTCCTCACCTCCCTGCCCACCGGCGAGCGCGTCGGCATCGCCTTCTCGGGCGGACTCGACACCTCGGTCGCGGTCGCCTGGATGCGCGACAAGGGCGCCGTCCCGTGCACGTACACCGCCGACATCGGCCAGTACGACGAGCCCGACATCGCCTCGGTGCCCGGCCGTGCGCAGGCCTACGGTGCGGAGATCGCGCGCCTGGTCGACTGCCGGGCCGCGCTGGTCGAGGAGGGCCTGGCCGCGCTCACCTGTGGCGCGTTCCACATCCGCTCGGGCGGGCGCGCGTACTTCAACACGACCCCCCTCGGCCGCGCCGTCACCGGCACGCTGCTGGTGCGGGCGATGCTGGAGGACGACGTACAGATCTGGGGCGACGGCTCCACCTTCAAGGGCAACGACATCGAGCGGTTCTACCGCTACGGCCTGCTCGCCAACCCGCACCTGCGGATCTACAAGCCCTGGCTGGACGCGGACTTCGTGACCGAGCTCGGCGGCCGCAAGGAAATGTCGGAGTGGCTGCTCGCCCACGGCCTGCCCTACCGGGACAGCACGGAGAAGGCGTACTCCACCGACGCCAACATCTGGGGTGCCACCCACGAGGCCAAGACCCTGGAGCACCTGGACACCGGTGTGGAGACCGTCGAGCCGATCATGGGCGTGCGGTTCTGGGACCCCGAGGTCGAGATCCTCACCGAGGACGTGACGATCGGCTTCGACCAGGGCCGCCCGGTGACGATCAACGGCAAGGAGTTCGACTCCGCCGTCGACCTGGTCATGGAGGCCAACGCCATCGGCGGCCGGCACGGCCTCGGCATGTCCGACCAGATCGAGAACCGCATCATCGAGGCCAAGAGCCGCGGCATCTACGAGGCCCCCGGCATGGCTCTCCTGCACGCCGCCTACGAGCGTCTCGTCAACGCGATCCACAACGAGGACACCCTCGCCCAGTACTACAACGAGGGTCGGCGCCTCGGCCGGCTGATGTACGAGGGCCGCTGGCTGGACCCGCAGGCGCTGATGGTGCGCGAGTCGCTGCAGCGGTGGGTCGGCGCGGCCGTCACCGGTGAGGTGACACTGCGGCTGCGGCGCGGTGAGGACTACTCGCTCCTCGACACCACGGGTCCGGCATTCAGCTACCACCCGGACAAGCTGTCCATGGAGCGCACCGAGGACTCGGCGTTCGGCCCGGTGGACCGGATCGGCCAGCTCACCATGCGCAACCTCGACATCGCCGACTCGCGCGCCAAGCTGGAGCAGTACGTCGGCCTCGGCCTGATCGGCACAGGCAGCCCCGCGATCGGCGCCTCCCAGGCCGCCGCGACCGGCCTCATCGGCACCATGCCGGAGATGCCGGAGGGCGGCGCCGAGGCCATCGCCTCCCGCGGCGAGGTCTCCGAGGAGGACGCGCTGCTGGACCGCGCCGCCATGGAGTCCGGTACGGACTGA